The Blastococcus sp. HT6-4 genome window below encodes:
- a CDS encoding permease, producing MSDVIALPESRPARRTAVAGVLIAVALFAAGLLWSKWLPYGAKLGELGASNTWVGSSILTVGGVQPGDAPSWNAATTFAWTYGQAVWKALLTALVIAAAVQALVPRAWLLRVLNRRTQLGAAAVGGLVSAPSMMCTCCSAPVAVTLRRSGVSTAAAVAYWLGNPLLNPAVLAFLVLVAPWQWASTRLVVALFVVIGGAAVVGWLVEGRRVPTADVPEVLRLSAAENPVDDAWLVGAPARFGRALLKLGIVLVPEYLVVVFLLGAFRGWLFQVDALGAGLFAIVVAAIIGTLMVIPTAGEIPILHGLVLAGLAAGPVGALLVTLPAVSIPGIAMVARAFGWRATLATTAVVVAGGIAAAGMLVGLA from the coding sequence ATGTCCGACGTCATCGCGTTGCCTGAGTCGCGTCCTGCACGCCGGACCGCGGTCGCTGGGGTCCTGATCGCGGTGGCCCTGTTCGCGGCCGGTCTGCTCTGGTCGAAGTGGTTGCCCTATGGCGCCAAGCTGGGCGAGCTGGGGGCGAGCAACACGTGGGTCGGCTCCAGCATCCTCACCGTCGGCGGGGTCCAGCCCGGAGATGCTCCGAGTTGGAACGCTGCGACCACGTTCGCGTGGACCTACGGGCAGGCTGTCTGGAAGGCACTGCTCACGGCGTTGGTCATCGCTGCCGCGGTCCAGGCGCTGGTGCCGCGAGCGTGGCTGCTGCGGGTACTGAACCGGCGCACACAGCTGGGTGCTGCGGCGGTGGGTGGTCTGGTCAGCGCGCCGTCGATGATGTGTACCTGCTGCAGCGCGCCGGTAGCGGTGACGTTGCGCCGCAGCGGGGTCTCGACCGCCGCGGCGGTGGCCTACTGGCTGGGCAATCCACTGCTGAACCCGGCGGTGCTGGCCTTCCTGGTGCTCGTGGCGCCGTGGCAGTGGGCCTCGACGCGTCTGGTGGTCGCATTGTTCGTGGTCATCGGTGGCGCCGCCGTGGTCGGGTGGCTGGTCGAGGGCCGACGGGTCCCCACCGCGGACGTGCCGGAGGTTCTGCGGCTCTCCGCCGCCGAGAATCCGGTGGACGACGCCTGGCTGGTCGGGGCTCCGGCACGGTTCGGACGCGCACTGCTGAAGCTCGGGATCGTGCTCGTACCCGAGTACCTCGTGGTGGTGTTCCTCCTGGGCGCCTTCCGCGGCTGGCTCTTCCAGGTGGATGCGCTCGGTGCCGGTCTGTTCGCGATCGTCGTGGCCGCGATCATCGGGACGCTGATGGTGATACCCACCGCCGGTGAGATCCCGATCCTGCACGGATTGGTGTTGGCAGGGTTGGCGGCAGGGCCGGTCGGGGCGCTCCTGGTGACACTGCCTGCGGTGAGCATCCCGGGGATCGCGATGGTCGCCCGGGCGTTCGGGTGGCGGGCGACTCTTGCCACGACGGCTGTGGTGGTGGCCGGCGGCATCGCCGCGGCCGGCATGCTCGTCGGCCTGGCCTAG
- a CDS encoding enediyne biosynthesis protein UnbU: MTIAGHAMLGFEQAPLVPFVTLAVSYATALLLEALDAWARRRPAEFQGPGQFLTFLLPPHITGLACGLLLYGNASLWPYILAVVVANSSKYVFRFRVNGRVRHFLNPTNTGIVVVLVAFPWVGIAPPYHFTNASTGVMDWLLPMGILVLGTVLNVRLTGKAPLIVGWLAGFVAQAAVRAVVFDHSFLAALMPMTGVAFILFTNYMITDPGTTPVKRRNQVVFGVTTAAIYGALVLSGVAFGLFFALVITCVLRGAVLLLAPYARALPEIKSFLTGLRAAPGSSPAPAGSPAPAPSPAPAPVPAPVPERVPVAAVPVPAAASVPAPVVAPVGAGSELGPTQRAGGGPTDTTHVIGLRMAVPGTPVPARRINGHSSGPRLAASTEGDVT, translated from the coding sequence TTGACCATCGCCGGCCACGCCATGCTCGGGTTCGAGCAGGCACCGTTGGTGCCGTTCGTGACCCTGGCGGTCAGCTACGCGACCGCGCTGCTGCTGGAGGCGCTCGACGCGTGGGCCCGCAGACGGCCGGCCGAGTTCCAGGGGCCGGGTCAGTTCCTCACCTTCCTCCTCCCCCCGCACATCACCGGACTCGCCTGCGGCCTGCTCCTCTACGGCAACGCGTCCCTGTGGCCGTACATCCTGGCCGTCGTCGTGGCGAACTCGTCGAAGTACGTGTTCAGATTCCGGGTCAACGGTCGGGTGAGGCACTTCCTGAACCCGACGAACACCGGGATCGTGGTGGTCCTCGTGGCGTTCCCGTGGGTCGGGATCGCGCCGCCCTACCACTTCACGAACGCGTCCACGGGCGTCATGGACTGGCTTCTTCCCATGGGCATCCTGGTCCTCGGGACGGTGCTCAACGTCCGGCTGACCGGTAAGGCGCCCCTCATCGTCGGCTGGCTGGCGGGGTTCGTGGCTCAGGCGGCCGTCCGGGCGGTGGTCTTCGACCACTCGTTCCTGGCGGCGCTCATGCCGATGACAGGAGTCGCGTTCATCCTCTTCACGAACTACATGATCACCGATCCGGGGACCACGCCGGTGAAGCGGCGCAACCAGGTGGTGTTCGGTGTGACGACGGCGGCGATCTACGGAGCGCTGGTGCTGTCGGGTGTGGCCTTCGGGCTCTTCTTCGCGCTCGTCATCACATGCGTCCTCCGCGGCGCCGTCCTCCTGCTCGCCCCGTACGCCCGGGCGTTGCCGGAGATCAAGAGCTTCCTGACCGGGCTGCGCGCGGCGCCGGGATCGTCCCCCGCCCCGGCCGGTTCCCCCGCCCCTGCGCCGTCGCCGGCACCTGCGCCGGTGCCGGCGCCGGTGCCGGAGAGGGTGCCGGTGGCGGCGGTGCCCGTTCCCGCGGCGGCGTCCGTCCCGGCGCCTGTCGTCGCGCCCGTGGGGGCGGGCTCGGAGCTCGGACCGACCCAGCGTGCCGGCGGCGGCCCGACCGACACCACGCACGTCATCGGACTGCGCATGGCCGTGCCGGGCACGCCGGTTCCCGCACGAAGGATCAATGGACACAGCAGTGGCCCGCGGCTCGCCGCATCCACCGAGGGAGACGTCACATGA
- a CDS encoding VCBS repeat-containing protein — protein sequence MTIALITGCGTSTPAGTAGGGVTFQEVSPWMDTRDYSRVPSPEHERRVAHAESESVGMPDLMTEPVHDRGIPGVVIRDFDGDGHLDIYATNGPGRDNSLYRNRLGELGRLAFVDVGAGAGAGLRDADTNGACSGDVDNDGAPDLYVLGRNQSNHLLVNRGDGTFDDVTDQSGTGGGEASHVSCTMADFDGDGLLDIAVANSFDMVDGSPITTVPFERNQADQLFRNEGDNRFTDVSESSGFAYIDNSQQAGAAPVAGITWAIAAVDYDRDGDPDLITGTDQGMLPHAKNGGIDRGFVRVFRNNGSGAFREVTRELGLAEPGAWMGLAIGDFNVDGRLDLFASNSGDYMQLNMPPGMQGELGDMSSRWFLQRADGTFADPRRSTLPVPAEDGEDPTLGGLGATPFGWGATTFDYDNDGATDILFHGGMDPMSYVTADNPGALLRNLGPDALRDDFFPTFAFDDAIARSGTDHRRRVVTGVASGDLDENGFVDVVTVAQGRSTGPLHSYARGLGSPFDDGAAYLTTYRPVEGSGGMQLTPTDSRTVPGDLSVELNRGNAHGSATVTVMGTVGLTETGRVNRDGVGAVVAFTPRDGETVLRPVIAGASFASQDSLRGTFGMGAAAVATVTVDWPGGVRNVLYDVRPGERIVFPEIPCPLELRPDLYTGCVGESLDALVGSGHLVPAQADRFLRSAMRARSDNG from the coding sequence GTGACGATCGCCCTGATCACAGGGTGCGGTACGTCGACACCGGCCGGCACCGCCGGTGGGGGCGTCACCTTCCAGGAGGTCTCGCCCTGGATGGACACCCGTGACTACAGCCGGGTTCCCTCGCCGGAGCACGAGCGGAGGGTCGCCCATGCCGAGTCCGAGTCGGTCGGGATGCCCGACCTCATGACCGAGCCGGTGCACGACCGGGGAATCCCGGGCGTGGTCATCCGGGACTTCGACGGCGACGGGCACCTGGACATCTATGCCACGAACGGCCCCGGACGGGACAACAGCCTCTACCGCAACCGGCTGGGCGAGCTGGGGCGGCTTGCGTTCGTGGACGTCGGCGCCGGCGCAGGTGCCGGGCTCCGGGACGCCGACACCAACGGCGCCTGCTCGGGGGACGTCGACAACGATGGCGCCCCGGACCTCTACGTACTGGGTCGCAACCAGTCCAACCATCTGCTGGTGAACCGTGGCGACGGAACGTTCGACGACGTCACCGACCAGTCCGGCACCGGCGGGGGCGAGGCCAGCCACGTGAGCTGCACGATGGCCGACTTCGACGGCGACGGGCTGCTGGACATCGCGGTGGCGAACTCCTTCGACATGGTGGACGGCTCCCCGATCACGACCGTCCCGTTCGAGCGGAACCAGGCCGATCAACTGTTCCGCAACGAGGGCGACAACCGGTTCACCGATGTGAGCGAGAGCTCCGGCTTCGCCTACATCGACAACAGCCAGCAGGCCGGAGCGGCTCCGGTCGCGGGGATCACCTGGGCGATCGCAGCCGTGGACTACGACCGCGACGGGGATCCGGATCTCATCACGGGGACGGATCAGGGCATGCTCCCGCACGCCAAGAACGGCGGCATCGACCGCGGCTTCGTCCGCGTCTTCCGGAACAACGGCAGTGGTGCGTTCCGTGAGGTCACCCGGGAGCTGGGCCTGGCCGAACCAGGAGCGTGGATGGGATTGGCGATCGGCGACTTCAACGTCGACGGGCGGCTCGACCTCTTCGCGTCCAACTCTGGTGATTACATGCAGTTGAACATGCCGCCGGGCATGCAGGGGGAGCTCGGTGACATGTCGAGCCGCTGGTTCCTGCAGCGGGCTGACGGCACGTTCGCGGATCCGCGGCGATCGACCTTGCCCGTGCCCGCCGAGGACGGGGAGGACCCGACCCTCGGGGGACTGGGAGCCACGCCGTTCGGCTGGGGCGCCACCACCTTCGACTACGACAACGACGGCGCGACGGACATCCTGTTCCACGGCGGCATGGATCCCATGAGCTACGTGACCGCCGACAACCCCGGTGCCCTGCTCCGCAATCTCGGGCCCGATGCCCTGCGGGACGACTTCTTCCCGACCTTCGCCTTCGACGACGCCATCGCACGGTCCGGGACCGATCATCGCCGCCGTGTCGTCACCGGAGTGGCCAGCGGCGATCTCGACGAGAACGGGTTCGTCGACGTCGTCACGGTGGCACAAGGCCGCAGCACCGGCCCGCTCCACTCGTACGCCCGTGGGCTGGGGTCGCCGTTCGACGACGGCGCTGCCTACCTCACGACATACCGGCCGGTCGAGGGGAGCGGCGGGATGCAGCTCACACCGACCGACAGCAGGACGGTCCCCGGCGACCTCTCGGTCGAGCTGAACAGAGGCAACGCTCACGGCTCGGCGACCGTCACCGTGATGGGCACCGTCGGTCTCACCGAGACGGGACGGGTCAACCGTGACGGAGTCGGGGCCGTCGTGGCATTCACGCCGCGGGACGGGGAGACCGTGCTGCGCCCGGTCATCGCAGGTGCCAGCTTCGCGTCGCAGGACTCACTCCGCGGCACGTTCGGCATGGGAGCGGCTGCCGTCGCGACGGTGACGGTGGACTGGCCCGGTGGGGTGCGGAACGTGCTGTACGACGTGCGGCCCGGAGAACGCATCGTGTTCCCCGAGATCCCGTGCCCGCTCGAATTGCGGCCCGACCTCTACACCGGGTGCGTCGGGGAGTCCCTGGATGCGTTGGTCGGGTCCGGGCACCTGGTGCCGGCCCAGGCCGACCGCTTTCTGCGGAGCGCGATGCGGGCCAGGTCCGACAATGGCTGA
- a CDS encoding SDR family NAD(P)-dependent oxidoreductase, with protein MNSPRIAIVGMACRYPGVSNPTELWQDVLARRRAFRDLPEDRVSARYRGGADEPDRAYVRRAAVLRDWAFDREQFKIPGGLYRATDQAHWLALETAAAALADTGYENGVGLSGDDVGVLLGNSLTGEFSRASVMRLRWPFVADAAATALEAGGVAPEVAADVLKHMERRYKEPFPVPGTETLTGALSNTIAGRVCNYFNFRGTGYTVDGACASSLLAVMTAGRALVAGELDFALAGGVDMSIDPFELVGFSRLGALAQDEMRVYDAAPTGFLPGEGCGVVALMRADDAERAGLRIYAEIIGWGTSSDGQGGLSRPTSGGQVLAMRRAYAMAGLAPAAPQLLEGHGTGTPVGDATEIEALLTIRGTVTEGAAALGSVKANIGHTKAAAGVAGLIKATLAVHHAVIPPVTGCERPHPLLDGGASLRLPLTAEAWQDPTRWAGVSSMGFGGINGHLVLRSAPGSEPSAGGTITPALRRWAGDPGGPEVLVVAAGSRSDLVRRLQTLQAAAPALSDAEVRDVAASMWHQGEADGPWRAALVVDSPAELARAAAAAAEAAADWDGHLFVDRARGVALGADRFRTRVGLMFPGQAAPVRPRLAWWAAPDGMADLVVDTGDRPTTETDAAQPAILRQEVAALRWLEELGVTAVAAVGHSLGEIAALHWGGALSARAAVELAARRGEVMARYGTPGSTMATIAASTDEVRRLVDGLPVVVAAHNAPAQVAVAGATPAVETAVHRARAAGRRATVLPVSHGFHSPAMQPAVGPLRAVLADTCLADLRRPVISTVTGRDHVGTEVAMRTALADQLTAPVLFEEALGTLADRCDVLVEAGPGSILAGLAAAIRPDIPAVSIDCAGSARSHAETIAVLAAGAGADLRAWFAARPHRSLRWDAVPRFVASPCEERDGWADAEALPQPDADESSPGPAESDEAQPVSGDVGAIVRQRLAAALELPTSAVRPGCSVLGDLHLSSLQVVQLVNGIAADMGVRTPDVPMIAQATVGDLVVLLENAQPAGASATVVGVDNWVRTFEHRWLPFLAGTTDRTQWRVVAPSGHWARSLAADDADGLLMVLPREAGIDRVAALIECAAAGPTREVLLIHDGHPAAAGLARSVCTEVDPWTTTVLQVPSLAHRVEPQDLGDKEGRRFKELRMGADGLTEVLGTVLRPLAAAGPQVLRAGDVCLVTGGPRGITAACAQALSVRTGCVLVFLGRTDADDAGIADAMAELRTQTEAHYVRCDLTDTAAVGAAIARAREFGPVRGIVHGAGLNTPRRLGEISAASLAGTIGPKVDGLVALLAEVGEDLDLLVGFGSIIGRQGLVGQAEYAIANDWLRVVLEEWAQQHPACRTHALEWSVWADIGMGARMDVLDSLRSQGVDPIPAERGVAAFLDVLDDPACPVTLLVTSRFPASHTLTIPASPDRLHRFAERSVVALAGVEAVLDADVSFGTDPYLDDHRIDGVPVLPAVVGMEAMMQAAVAAGVTAPSAMADVVFRSPITVDEQSALTLRTAALVEGSRTRVVLRDSGDRFAENRFQGVVMPAGAEPEPYAPSIAPEADDCARALYGPLFFHGERFRRLLHVERLSTFRLEAWIDAVDTPAWFAQYHSNDLLLGDPGAHDATIHVLMTCIPHRCVLPESAESFTVWHRPAGPMKVVATETAHTSHDYAFDVDLVRPDGLVAARWRGLRLRRIGDRAWPEGLPEMLVAPWAARRLVESGAAPGVELVGPVSALRGTRDDRSVPVAVCEMGAPVRLDDSDRAAAGQWAAAGGGDPRRGEARVAVARELLGAVQDDSGRRLVGVDLRTLAEDVAVADVGPVRVVFAECRVAGRPAPLLVGVAVDRA; from the coding sequence ATGAACTCGCCCCGGATCGCCATCGTCGGCATGGCGTGCCGCTACCCAGGCGTCTCCAATCCGACCGAGCTGTGGCAGGACGTCCTGGCTCGCCGGAGGGCATTCCGCGACCTCCCGGAGGACCGCGTCTCGGCGCGGTACCGCGGGGGGGCGGACGAGCCGGACCGCGCCTACGTGCGCCGGGCGGCCGTGCTGCGGGACTGGGCGTTCGATCGCGAGCAGTTCAAGATTCCTGGTGGGCTGTACCGAGCGACCGACCAGGCGCACTGGCTGGCCCTCGAGACGGCCGCCGCCGCGTTGGCCGACACGGGCTACGAGAACGGTGTCGGGCTGTCCGGTGACGATGTCGGGGTCCTGCTCGGGAACTCCCTGACCGGGGAGTTCAGCCGCGCCTCCGTCATGCGCCTGCGCTGGCCTTTCGTGGCCGATGCCGCGGCGACGGCCCTGGAGGCCGGCGGCGTCGCACCGGAGGTGGCGGCGGATGTCCTCAAGCACATGGAACGGCGGTACAAGGAGCCGTTTCCGGTGCCGGGCACGGAGACGCTCACCGGCGCGCTGTCGAACACGATCGCCGGACGGGTCTGCAACTACTTCAACTTCCGGGGAACGGGTTACACCGTGGACGGCGCCTGCGCGTCCAGCCTGCTGGCCGTCATGACCGCCGGCAGAGCCCTCGTCGCAGGTGAACTGGACTTCGCTCTCGCCGGCGGGGTCGACATGTCCATCGACCCGTTCGAACTCGTCGGCTTCTCCAGGCTCGGTGCCCTTGCCCAGGACGAGATGCGCGTCTACGACGCGGCCCCGACCGGCTTCCTCCCCGGCGAGGGCTGCGGCGTGGTCGCCCTGATGCGGGCCGATGATGCCGAACGTGCGGGGCTCCGGATCTACGCCGAGATCATCGGATGGGGAACCTCCTCCGACGGCCAGGGCGGTCTGAGCCGGCCCACGTCCGGCGGTCAGGTCCTCGCGATGCGGCGGGCGTATGCGATGGCCGGCCTGGCCCCAGCTGCTCCCCAGTTGCTGGAGGGGCACGGGACGGGAACGCCGGTCGGGGACGCCACCGAGATCGAGGCGCTGCTGACGATTCGGGGGACCGTCACCGAGGGCGCCGCGGCGCTGGGCAGCGTGAAGGCGAACATCGGCCACACGAAGGCGGCCGCCGGCGTCGCCGGGCTGATCAAGGCCACCCTGGCGGTGCACCACGCCGTCATCCCTCCGGTCACGGGATGCGAACGGCCGCACCCCCTCCTGGACGGCGGGGCGTCGCTGCGCCTGCCCCTGACGGCCGAGGCATGGCAGGACCCCACCCGCTGGGCCGGCGTCTCGTCCATGGGCTTCGGTGGGATCAACGGGCACCTGGTGCTGAGATCGGCACCGGGCTCCGAGCCGTCGGCCGGCGGAACCATCACGCCCGCCCTCCGCCGGTGGGCCGGCGATCCCGGCGGTCCCGAGGTGCTCGTGGTCGCTGCCGGCAGCCGCAGCGACCTGGTACGGCGACTGCAGACGCTGCAGGCCGCCGCCCCTGCGCTCAGCGACGCAGAGGTGCGCGACGTCGCGGCCAGCATGTGGCACCAGGGTGAGGCGGACGGCCCCTGGCGGGCCGCGCTCGTGGTCGACTCTCCTGCCGAGCTGGCGCGTGCGGCTGCCGCCGCGGCGGAAGCCGCAGCCGACTGGGACGGTCACCTGTTCGTCGACCGGGCCCGGGGCGTCGCGCTGGGTGCCGATCGGTTCCGCACTCGTGTGGGGCTCATGTTCCCCGGTCAGGCGGCGCCCGTCCGTCCCCGTCTCGCCTGGTGGGCGGCCCCGGACGGGATGGCGGATCTCGTCGTGGACACCGGCGACCGTCCCACCACGGAGACCGACGCAGCGCAGCCCGCCATCCTGCGTCAGGAGGTGGCAGCGCTCCGGTGGCTGGAGGAGCTCGGGGTGACGGCGGTGGCCGCCGTGGGCCACAGCCTCGGGGAGATCGCGGCGCTGCACTGGGGTGGGGCACTCTCGGCCCGGGCGGCTGTCGAGCTGGCGGCCCGACGCGGTGAGGTCATGGCTCGCTACGGGACACCGGGCAGCACGATGGCGACCATCGCCGCATCCACCGACGAGGTGCGCCGGCTGGTCGACGGCCTCCCGGTGGTGGTCGCGGCGCACAACGCGCCCGCCCAGGTCGCCGTCGCGGGGGCGACGCCGGCGGTCGAGACCGCCGTGCACCGAGCCCGGGCTGCCGGCCGGAGGGCCACCGTGCTGCCTGTCTCGCACGGTTTCCACAGCCCCGCCATGCAGCCCGCGGTCGGACCGCTGCGGGCGGTGCTCGCCGACACGTGCTTGGCGGACCTGCGACGTCCGGTGATCTCCACCGTGACGGGCCGCGACCACGTCGGCACCGAGGTGGCGATGCGGACGGCGCTGGCCGACCAGCTGACCGCCCCGGTCCTGTTCGAGGAGGCCCTGGGCACGTTGGCGGACCGCTGCGACGTGCTGGTCGAGGCGGGGCCCGGCTCGATCCTGGCCGGGCTGGCCGCCGCCATCCGCCCCGACATCCCTGCGGTGTCCATCGACTGCGCCGGCTCCGCGAGGAGCCATGCGGAGACCATCGCCGTACTGGCAGCGGGCGCCGGAGCCGATCTGCGTGCGTGGTTCGCTGCGCGGCCGCACCGCAGCCTGCGCTGGGACGCCGTACCCCGGTTCGTCGCCAGCCCCTGCGAGGAGAGGGACGGCTGGGCCGATGCCGAGGCGCTGCCGCAGCCGGACGCTGACGAGTCGTCCCCGGGGCCGGCGGAGTCGGACGAGGCGCAGCCCGTGAGCGGGGACGTGGGCGCCATCGTCCGGCAGCGCCTGGCTGCAGCCCTGGAACTGCCGACGTCGGCGGTGCGGCCCGGTTGCTCGGTCCTGGGGGATCTCCACCTGAGTTCCCTCCAGGTGGTCCAGCTGGTCAACGGCATCGCCGCCGACATGGGCGTCCGGACGCCGGACGTGCCGATGATCGCCCAGGCGACCGTGGGCGATCTCGTGGTCCTCCTCGAGAACGCCCAGCCCGCGGGTGCGTCGGCCACCGTGGTCGGGGTCGACAACTGGGTACGCACGTTCGAGCACCGCTGGCTGCCGTTCCTCGCCGGCACCACGGACCGGACGCAGTGGCGCGTAGTGGCGCCGAGCGGCCACTGGGCCCGGAGCCTCGCTGCCGACGACGCGGACGGGTTGCTCATGGTCCTTCCCCGCGAGGCCGGGATCGACCGGGTCGCCGCGCTGATCGAGTGCGCGGCCGCCGGCCCGACGCGCGAAGTGCTGCTGATCCACGACGGTCACCCGGCCGCGGCCGGTCTCGCGCGGAGCGTCTGCACGGAGGTCGATCCGTGGACGACCACGGTGCTGCAGGTGCCGTCCCTGGCGCACCGCGTCGAGCCGCAGGATCTGGGGGACAAGGAGGGGCGGCGCTTCAAGGAGCTGCGCATGGGGGCCGACGGCCTCACCGAGGTCCTGGGCACGGTCCTGCGGCCGCTCGCAGCAGCTGGCCCGCAGGTGCTCCGCGCGGGCGACGTCTGCCTCGTCACCGGTGGGCCCCGAGGGATCACCGCGGCGTGCGCCCAGGCTCTCTCGGTCCGCACCGGATGCGTCCTCGTCTTCCTGGGACGAACGGACGCGGATGACGCCGGGATCGCCGACGCCATGGCGGAACTCCGCACGCAGACCGAAGCCCACTACGTGCGCTGCGACCTCACGGACACGGCTGCCGTCGGGGCGGCCATCGCGCGGGCGCGGGAGTTCGGCCCGGTGCGAGGGATCGTGCACGGAGCAGGCCTGAACACCCCCCGCCGGCTCGGCGAGATCTCGGCGGCATCCCTCGCCGGGACGATCGGCCCCAAGGTCGACGGGCTCGTGGCCCTGCTGGCCGAGGTCGGCGAGGACCTGGATCTCCTGGTCGGTTTCGGTTCGATCATCGGCAGGCAGGGCCTCGTCGGGCAGGCCGAGTACGCCATCGCCAACGACTGGCTGCGGGTCGTGCTCGAGGAATGGGCGCAGCAGCATCCGGCCTGCCGGACACATGCGCTCGAGTGGTCGGTGTGGGCCGACATCGGCATGGGAGCCCGGATGGATGTGCTGGACTCGCTGCGCAGCCAGGGGGTCGATCCCATCCCCGCCGAGCGCGGAGTGGCTGCGTTCCTCGACGTGCTGGACGACCCGGCGTGCCCCGTGACGTTGCTGGTGACGTCCAGGTTCCCCGCCAGCCACACGCTCACGATCCCGGCCTCGCCGGATCGGCTGCACCGTTTCGCCGAGCGCTCCGTCGTCGCTCTCGCGGGGGTGGAGGCGGTTCTGGATGCCGACGTGTCGTTCGGGACGGATCCCTACCTGGACGACCACCGGATCGACGGGGTCCCCGTCCTGCCGGCGGTCGTCGGTATGGAGGCCATGATGCAGGCCGCCGTCGCGGCGGGCGTCACGGCGCCGTCGGCCATGGCCGACGTGGTCTTCCGGTCGCCGATCACGGTGGACGAGCAGTCGGCGTTGACGCTCCGCACCGCAGCGCTCGTCGAGGGCAGCAGGACCCGCGTCGTCCTCCGCGACAGCGGCGACCGATTCGCGGAGAACCGCTTCCAGGGGGTGGTGATGCCGGCGGGCGCCGAGCCGGAGCCCTACGCACCCTCGATCGCCCCCGAGGCCGACGACTGCGCTCGCGCGCTCTACGGCCCCCTCTTCTTCCACGGTGAACGATTTCGCCGGCTGCTCCACGTCGAACGGCTGTCGACCTTCCGCCTGGAAGCCTGGATCGACGCGGTCGACACACCTGCGTGGTTCGCCCAGTACCACAGCAACGATCTGTTGCTGGGTGACCCGGGCGCCCACGACGCCACCATCCACGTGCTCATGACCTGCATCCCCCATCGCTGTGTCCTGCCCGAGTCCGCGGAGTCCTTCACGGTGTGGCACCGGCCTGCCGGACCGATGAAGGTCGTGGCGACGGAGACCGCGCACACGTCGCACGACTACGCCTTCGACGTGGACCTGGTGCGCCCCGATGGTCTCGTCGCCGCACGGTGGCGCGGCCTGCGGCTCCGCCGCATCGGTGACCGTGCCTGGCCGGAAGGACTCCCGGAGATGCTGGTCGCCCCGTGGGCGGCGCGACGGCTGGTCGAGAGCGGCGCCGCTCCCGGCGTCGAACTGGTCGGCCCGGTCTCCGCTCTGCGAGGGACGCGCGACGATCGGTCCGTGCCGGTCGCGGTGTGCGAGATGGGCGCCCCCGTCAGGCTCGACGACTCGGACCGCGCCGCCGCCGGCCAGTGGGCCGCGGCCGGCGGCGGCGACCCGCGGCGGGGAGAGGCACGTGTGGCCGTGGCTCGTGAGCTGCTCGGAGCGGTGCAGGACGACTCGGGCCGGCGTCTCGTCGGCGTGGATCTCCGGACACTCGCCGAAGACGTCGCAGTGGCCGATGTCGGGCCGGTCAGGGTCGTCTTCGCCGAGTGCCGCGTCGCCGGCCGTCCGGCCCCGCTCCTCGTCGGGGTGGCGGTGGACCGGGCATGA
- a CDS encoding acyl-CoA thioesterase: MTLDETNAVGNVYFAHYLHWQGHCREMFLAQHAPATAAAIAAGSLAMVTVSCSMDYYVECYAFDDVEVLMTLGSTAGNRVSMRFDFGRGEQLVARGAQTVACMSRRPEGVMPAPLPADLVTALARFS, translated from the coding sequence GTGACGCTTGACGAGACGAATGCCGTCGGAAACGTCTACTTCGCCCATTACCTGCACTGGCAGGGGCATTGTCGCGAGATGTTCCTGGCGCAGCACGCCCCGGCGACGGCCGCGGCGATCGCCGCCGGTTCGCTGGCCATGGTGACGGTCAGCTGTTCGATGGACTACTACGTCGAATGCTATGCATTCGACGACGTCGAGGTGCTCATGACCCTTGGCAGCACGGCCGGTAACCGCGTCTCCATGCGTTTCGACTTCGGCCGGGGAGAGCAGCTCGTCGCTCGAGGTGCCCAGACCGTCGCCTGCATGAGTCGCCGGCCCGAAGGAGTCATGCCGGCACCCCTGCCGGCAGACCTGGTCACGGCCTTGGCCCGCTTCAGCTGA